The following coding sequences are from one Nitrospirota bacterium window:
- a CDS encoding formylmethanofuran dehydrogenase has product MGFTLTKSKAKTDSSLDNMLKKTAGFHGHLCPGTVIGTRMAIAGLREVGITDPEGSQQKDFLVFIETDRCPIDAISVVSGARISRRSLKFLDWGKVAATFVNTKTGKAVRIICPDSAREHVDDYVSGEYPDDKHGKTAREVDAYKVMPEKELFVITKVKVDNYKFSKEKFKTRCEVCGEVVNDHKEIVVDGKVMCQSCGGGMSYYNAL; this is encoded by the coding sequence ATGGGTTTCACGCTTACTAAATCTAAAGCAAAGACGGATTCGTCATTAGACAATATGCTCAAGAAGACTGCCGGATTCCACGGGCATTTGTGTCCCGGGACAGTTATAGGTACGAGGATGGCTATTGCAGGGTTAAGGGAGGTAGGCATTACAGATCCGGAGGGTTCTCAGCAGAAAGATTTCCTTGTATTTATTGAGACTGACCGGTGCCCGATTGATGCTATCTCTGTCGTAAGCGGCGCCAGGATCAGCCGGAGAAGTCTGAAATTTCTTGACTGGGGAAAGGTTGCAGCAACATTTGTAAATACAAAGACCGGCAAGGCAGTGAGAATTATCTGTCCTGACTCGGCAAGAGAACATGTAGACGATTATGTATCAGGTGAATATCCTGATGACAAGCATGGAAAGACTGCGCGGGAAGTAGATGCCTACAAGGTTATGCCTGAGAAGGAGCTTTTTGTAATCACAAAAGTAAAGGTGGATAATTATAAATTCAGCAAGGAAAAATTCAAGACGCGGTGTGAAGTCTGCGGTGAGGTCGTAAACGATCATAAAGAGATAGTTGTTGATGGTAAGGTAATGTGCCAATCATGCGGGGGAGGTATGAGTTACTATAATGCGTTATAA
- a CDS encoding histidine phosphatase family protein, protein MRYKEPSTSVLFVRHGSTDYPEDRIYKGDNGPVLNEGGRSQAENLGAWVKGSDIAAVLVSPSTRTMETAAPIVKSLGIELKTFDELKERCFGVWDGLTFKEIEEKYPEGLKRWKADQASYTPEGGESIYDLQKRVDSVLQWTLQEYKGKKVVIVSHTGPIRVAVTQALKIPLINYRQLQIHPGSATRVDFGSSSVNLIYLGYLPGGNKV, encoded by the coding sequence ATGCGTTATAAAGAACCATCCACAAGCGTACTATTCGTCAGGCATGGGAGTACTGATTATCCGGAAGACAGGATCTATAAAGGAGATAATGGTCCGGTCCTTAATGAAGGAGGACGTTCTCAGGCAGAGAATCTGGGGGCATGGGTTAAGGGAAGCGATATCGCAGCCGTACTGGTGAGTCCTTCAACAAGGACTATGGAAACCGCCGCACCAATAGTCAAGTCCCTCGGAATAGAGTTAAAGACATTCGATGAACTGAAGGAGCGCTGTTTCGGAGTATGGGATGGACTGACGTTTAAGGAGATAGAAGAGAAATACCCTGAAGGTCTTAAAAGATGGAAGGCAGATCAGGCCAGTTACACCCCTGAAGGTGGTGAATCAATATACGACTTGCAAAAACGGGTGGACAGTGTGTTACAATGGACGCTGCAGGAATATAAAGGGAAAAAGGTGGTAATAGTATCTCACACAGGCCCTATAAGGGTTGCGGTGACACAGGCCCTCAAGATTCCGTTGATAAATTACAGGCAATTGCAGATTCATCCGGGTTCTGCCACGAGGGTTGATTTCGGCAGCAGCTCGGTGAATCTGATTTACCTTGGCTATTTGCCAGGGGGGAATAAGGTATAG